From Rutidosis leptorrhynchoides isolate AG116_Rl617_1_P2 chromosome 3, CSIRO_AGI_Rlap_v1, whole genome shotgun sequence, a single genomic window includes:
- the LOC139902138 gene encoding uncharacterized protein, whose amino-acid sequence MENSTCGIKQKTHLAALMHEARLIIWDETPMTQRYAFEALDKTLRDILGSKNEANRDKLFGGMPILLGGDFRQILPVSPKGKRQEVLDVGDGNVPASSKDGDDEPSWIKIPEEFIVKHGINPIETIVDTIFPEFHLRQDDEDYLRERAILTPRNDDADAINKHMFKKLLGETMTFKSSYEICKGSTDCIEQQQSYPVEYLNKLDFSGVPPHKLKLKIGQPIMLLRNLHPSGGLCNGTRLIITAFQKFVIQARIITGSHIGTTVIIHIIVLTSGQSKWPFVMQRIQFPVRPCYAMTINKSQGQSLNLVGLYLPKPVFSHGQLYVAFSRVTTSDGLKIVMIDDTDE is encoded by the exons ATGGAAAATAGTACCTGCGGTATAAAACAGAAAACACATTTGGCTGCCCTAATGCATGAAGCAAGACTAATAATCTGGGACGAAACTCCTATGACTCAAAGATACGCCTTTGAAGCATTGGATAAAACTCTAAGAGATATTTTGGGTTCTAAAAATGAGGCAAATAGAGATAAGTTATTTGGTGGTATGCCAATTTTGCTAGGTGGGGACTTTAGACAAATCCTCCCAGTCAGTCCAAAAGGTAAAAGGCAAGAG GTTCTAGATGTGGGGGATGGTAACGTGCCTGCATCATCTAAAGATGGAGATGATGAACCATCGTGGATAAAGATTCCCGAAGAATTCATTGTAAAACACGGAATAAACCCAATTGAAACAATTGTTGATACCATATTCCCAGAATTCCATTTGAGGCAGGACGATGAAGACTATTTGCGAGAAAGGGCAATATTGACCCCCAGAAATGATGACGCAGATGCGATTAACAAGCACATGTTTAAGAAACTACTAGGTGAAACGATGACATTCAAAAGCTCGTACGAAATCTGCAAAGGCTCCACCGACTGCATCGAACAGCAACAATCATATCCGGTGGAATATTTAAACAAGCTCGATTTTTCTGGTGTGCCTCCTcacaaattaaaattaaaaatagggCAGCCAATAATGTTGTTACGGAATCTACACCCAAGTGGCGGGCTATGTAATGGTACACGACTGATCATAACCGCGTTTCAAAAGTTTGTCATCCAGGCTCGCATCATTACCGGATCACATATAGGTACAACAGTAATAATCCACATAATTGTACTCACCTCTGGACAATCAAAGTGGCCATTTGTTATGCAGCGAATCCAATTCCCAGTCAGACCGTGTTACGCTATGACAATAAACAAAAGCCAGGGCCAGTCACTTAATTTGGTCGGCCTCTACCTCCCTAAACCAGTTTTTAGCCACGGTCAACTGTATGTCGCATTCTCACGTGTCACAACCTCAGATGGTCTTAAAATAGTCATGATCGATGACACCGATGAGTGA